From the genome of Rhododendron vialii isolate Sample 1 chromosome 10a, ASM3025357v1:
CGATTAACGATATACAATTACGCTTCTCCTCGATGTCTCATGCAATTTCTATGACAATGCAAGAAAATGCAACCTACTGGAATTAAGACGTACAAATAGCGGTCGATCTACATaaatattactactactatatataGATTAATTTTCCCATGACAAGTTTCTAAGTTAATACTACAGACATCGATCGATCACATTGAGCGAGCCGCGGAAGTTAGCCAGAAATTAACTACGGAGTAATATTCTACTAGCTACTCCTGAATTCACCCATAAAGAACTACCAGATCAGTACTAGAAGGAAAACACAAAATGAAGATGGCATAGCTTAATTTGGACATGCCCAAAATATGTGTATATAATGGTAGCCAGGTGGAAATTAGCTAGTTCGTTAATCAGAGGACCACATGCCGGCGTAGGAGTTGAGACTAAGCTCAAGGGAAGTGCGAGCAGCAGTAGCAGAATTAGTATTGCCGTAGGCATAGCCGTTGGCGTGGCGGTGGTGGTCAGAATACTGGAaccagctgctgctgctgctgccggAGTAGTAGCAGTTGTTGTTGGGTATTTCGGGCTTAAGAACCACGTTGTCGGCGTGCATCGGGAAGAGAGGCAGGGTTTCAATCTGAGGTTGctcttcttgatcatcttcttcttgctcATCATCTACTTCCATTGCGTTAATCCTCCTCTGGTACTCAAGGAAAGGGTATGGCTGAGAATATGgatccccaccaccaccactacctaCCCAGAAATTGTGGCCTATTgttccactaccaccaccattgcACCCTGCTGATATGGTGCAGTcctgatgagagagagagagagagagagagagcaattaaTTTACACTCACAAAGCTGTGTCGACCCTAGAGAGTAGAGTTTTTGTGATTTTCCTGGGTTGTCTTAATGAAATTattaaccataaaaaaaagGTATAGAGGCTAGAAAAATGGAAGGTTACAACTTACAACCTTGAACAAATGGCtacaaattacattttttttacaaaaatatcatatcctttaattttaaattttttttctttctttggctCAAAGGGAAAAGAGTGAACTCTTTATGAAGGGGCCGCTCAAAAAAAACCTCTTTATGAAGGGTAACTAATCAATTTAATCACAATGATGTACATGTGTTGTTTCTTAAATGCAAGTAGAGAGatcagaaaataaataaataaataaataaatggggGAAGGTTAAGATAGACTAACAAATGGTAGTAAAAGATAAAACCAAATTCAAGGAAAGCTATAAAACTCCTCTCCTTGAAGGGAATTTCGCTAATTCCCTGAATGTTGTAAAGCTAGACAAAATGAAGGCCCAAAAAAGCCCCATCTCTTttggaaggaaggaaggaaaaaaCATACCCTAAAACTTTTCTCCATATTCACAGATCCATACCCATAGCTTCCCATCTGGCCCACAGCAACCATAGCTGGTGAAGAGGAAGTAGAACAACAAGATGATGATGGAGTGGGAACCCCTGCAAATTAATCATATCCCATATtccaaaatattaaaataatacgtacccaaacaaattaaaaatcaacttccaGTACTCTTCCTTCCATTCACAAAAAACACCTTCACTTTCTGATCAGTTTTTGCTTttagaataataaaataaaaacagtcAAATGTCTCTGTGAATTATCTATGCAGTGTTTAGAATGGAATAAATTTcttgaaaatgggaaaatatCTCTTATGAGCCCCCAAAACTCTGTTCTTTTGCTaacatattattgcaagagaaATATAGAAATTTACTACTCACCCACACAAAAAATTCGAAATCTACTACTTACCCACAATAAATTTAGATTTGTACTACGTACCCACAAAAAATTCGAAATCTACTACTACTTAACAAATATACAAAGGAACAAGGAGTacggagggtttttttttttttttttaaattttaaatttacctgcaggactggtattgatgaTAGGGTACTTGTTGTAAAGAATGTTGGGGATTTGATCAGCtatggtgttggtggtggtgaacCTCTTCTTCTGCCTCTCACGAGCTTTATGATTCTGGAACCAGTAAAAGACATTTTTACCCTCAATCTTGCCGTACTGTCTAAGCCTAGCTGAGATCCTCTGAATCTGATCAGCAGTTGGAGACCTAACTCCATTGTTGTAGTAGAGCTCCTTCAGTATCCTTATCTGGTCAGTTGTCGGTGTCCACCTCGTACTGCTTTGCCTACACAGGTAACTACTACTTCCACTCtttccacttccaccaccaccctcTTGATGATCATTTGGTGGTTGTTGTTGAGATTCCATTGTTCGATCAGATTAAAAATGAGAAGATGAAAATAAAGAGTAGAattggaaacaaaacaaaatacccagagagagagagagaatggagaggTAGGTGTGATGGTGGGAATGGGATGATGCCTATAAAAAGAGGGAGATGGGAGGAAGGCacatggaggagagagagagagagagagagagagagagagagagagagagagtatcagAGGGAGATCTGTGGGAGAAGGACTGAAGTGGACAGAGATTAGGGGGgtgaagaaaaaggaaggggaCAAAAGAGGGCAAAGAAAGTGAGGGATTCAGAGGGGCTTGCTTGGATGAAAAGGCATGACACAAACGCAAGGCATATATgactaaagagagagagagagagagagagagagagaatgagtgaGTGAAGGCTACAAAATGATATGTTGTGATTTGGGGTTTCACTTTATAATAATGGAGATATGGTCCACTTTACAATGGCAAAAAGCCTAACTATAAATTACTATTCTTGTACTTTAGCTAAGGGTGTCACCTAAGAATAACAGTAGATATATAATGAGAAGGAGGAAGGGGAAGAGTTATCACAGTTGATAAAATATATTCCCAGTTTACCccacacaccaaaaaaagagCGAGATGGAGGGACTGACCCATAATGACAAGGGTACTGTTTGATGAGACGATTTCATGTTTTATATGACACCAAAGTACAAAAATGGGACCCAAATAATTGtgtttatgtaaaaaaaaataaaaaattgccaGTTAATTAGTGTATAACTGCATGTTGCAATAGTGTTGTTAAGGTACTTATTAAGTTGTAAAATACTCCTATATACACGTACCATACAAGTATAATAGAGTCGTTGAAGgaaattcaaacacaatttcATCGTTTGATGTTTGCAATCTTACGTACATTAGACGACTCCAAAGGCTGTCGTGTCCGAATCAAAATTGCGTTCGTAGACTATTTGGAAGAGAAACAAGGAAATGCGTGTATATTTTTCCAACGAGCATATGTATATGTGTGCaatgtatatatgatcaatACACCAATAATATGGGGGGCCCAGTGGGAAAGAAACTCAAAATTGCAATCATGTctacatattctctctctctctctctctctctctctctctctctctctctctcgctcctgCTGCTGCTATGAGCACGCGTCCCGATAGTAAATGCTGCAGTGCTGGCATTTAGGTGTACGTACTGGAGTGGAATGGACTGTGGGGGGAGGGGAACTCTACTATTCGATTATCACCGGCCATTATTTTCCACGAGATGCAAAACTaaatttttcctagttttatttAACTAGTAGGAGTATCAATTTTGTATGATTTCATCATCGCAGagaaaaatcagattgatcgGGCATAAACATATATCTGAACGACGCATactttttattagaaaaaaacaaatggataattagattttaacttttattttcttttttatcaaatttgattagatcaatttatttatttttacatagATGATAAATGGTTTGACTCGTCAAAGGAAACCATCATAAGTTATATGTTTTAGTATGGCAAATTAAGGATTACAAACAATCTTTACAGGAAAGAGTACTTTTTATTCAAATCATACTACGTACGTTCTTGAAAGTGATCAGATTTTGTTTTCTCATGTAAAAATTGATGAACAATATCTTTAAATCCAAACATAAAATAGTTTAAAGAGTGAAGTTTCACGATTTAAACAAGACATAAAACATAATTAATTACAACCAAGTTGAGCTCATTATTCCTCTAGTACGTACTTTCTCATATCAGTGAAAACATTTGCAtctattattatatatatctatatatccACAGCCACAGGAGAAGAGTCGACCAAATTAGATTGCTTTTCCCCGGTAACAAATACCCCttctgtcccaatttatttgtcaaacTTCGAAAATATAACTTTTTTTAGGAAATATAATGATTACACCTAAAAAGTTATAACTtttcgggaaaatgacggcttaggacttgttttgataattaatatccgtcaaaaacatgttgagaacatttgttaatgcagaaaatgttcttgacggaggatattaattatcaaaacacgcccttaactgtcattttccctaactTTTGACGTTTACCctcaactttttttaaaaacttactTTATTCCATTAAAGAGGGggcaaaaggaaaaattgattcaattagaagtcaaatggacaaatgttttggaacacttaaaagttaaaaagtggacaaataaattgggacggagagagtaagtACTAATAATATTATCCATTTGTGTGGGCATTACGTTGTCGATCATATATGCAAGACCAGTTCAAAAAAGATCATATATGCAACACCAAAAACAAGTATGTGCAATTAACCAAGAGGGTTGTTTGGTGGTCAAATCCTACTACttggatttgttatttcttaaCATCTCGGCCAGGTTTGAAAACTCACATGCTATCGATTTTTATGTAGCCAGTCGATACAAAGAGTTTTATTTTGTGAATAGTGAGATTGGGCTATCGACTTTTATGTAGTCAATCGATACAAAGAGTTTTGTTTTGTGAACAGTGAGATTGTTTAGTTGATCGAGATGAGAACCCGAACACCCGAATAATGAATAGTAGTAGGCTCGTGGGGTCGTATACAATATCCGGTGAGATTTGAAAATACAAAGATGATCACACGCCGTTTTGTAGCTCATAAGTCAGACGCTGGCTAGCTACTATATCATATCATTTGATCCTTTTTGTCTTCTGTTGTCACTCATCATTACTTTAGGAATAGGAGAATTGGGTATGATGTTGTGCAGTGGCGTCCGCAGCACCATGCTGCGCACTTTCGAGCTGTCGGATTATGCATCCGgcggctcgaatctcatctcggcaatgaacagTTTTCGATCGTTGGTTATCAAGATGAAATCCAAACTGTCGGATCCACGATCCGATGACTAAAAAATGAGTAGTACGGCACCCCCTTGCACAACACCAATCCGAAGTCCAAGAATGGAAATAGCCGAATAGGAATAGGATAACTACTACAGTATTTCATACTGTTGGAAAAGGCGGAATTTCAGTGACTAATTAGACCTCGATATTAATGTTTGGCCTGGCCTGGTACTCCTACTCAAATTGCTACTACTACTATATTCCTCTGCCTCTGTACTTTGagaaataatttaattattaAACTGTCTTACATAGCAAActagagagaagagagagagagaagttcgtCCCACTTTTATACTATTTCTCTGTGTACTTTATAAGTGTATACAGCAGCATGTACTACTATAGAATGATTCACACTTTTATAGAAATTTATTACATCAATCTTGAATTTGTGATTGTTCAATACTAGGAAGATTCATAAATTTGAGGTGATTCAAGAAAATACAAATTGTAAACGGTCAAACAAGAGCGTGTGTATTGTGTTAATGGACGGTAGAATTGATTTTCCATAATTAGTCGAGCTAAGCTTAAATTGGCCTAGACACCTTGTTATGAGaggaaatttgaaaactttCCCTAGTAGATATATAACCCATatgttttgttgcttttttgATTACCTCTAAAAGTATTGTTAGGTACTCCATGTATTTAGTTCCTGCTTATATTTTAGCATGATGAGGAATATGTACAACTAAAAAATAGAgaccaaagaaaaaataaatatagaccaggatttatatattttcttttaaacaTTCAAACAAGACATTTTTAtgcgtaccaaaaaaaaaaaaaagacgtttTTTATTTATTCCCCTCCACACAACCTCCGGCCGGTGGCAACCGAGTACAACCTCCTGTGACTTCCCTCTTGCAATTACGTACCCTCTCTAACCCGGTGATCATTTGCTCATGGAGCATTATCACGTGTGCTCTAGAGCCTTTGCCATCACACGTTGGTGTGAAATTAAATCGTCACACGTTTTGTAGTGAAACTCACGCTAATATAAGTGTAGTAGGAAAGAGCGTAGAATTGACTCACCACTTGAGATAGTGCTCCAAAAAACACTTcctaatttttctctctaatcACTGGCGCAGTATGACCTCGATGTGGGGTGACCCTTTCCGCAACCTCCGATTTGTTTTCTCATTTCTGATGcttaccaaacatgtttctcaTTTcttgagaaataaaataaaaccacttttgtttttgttttttgccaaTACTTACCAACAGAGCCTAAAATGAAACCAACTCATTTAATAGAAACAAAACACAGTACTCTTTTCATTCTTAAAATACCAGTAGTATTCAAGTTTTGCAGAGAAGAAATATTCAATTCCTCCTTGAATTCAACCTGTAAACTATCTCATTCCCCTTTTACACCATCCCTAATGACtgttgcgctctctctctctctctctctctctctctctctccggttgATCACCTTTTTCAGAttgtgttttatttgtttgattttgacaCTACATCACGAGATTTTCCTCTCCTTATCATGCATTTACATTACccctctcatctctctctctagaaaaggaagaaaataaataaataaaatgagcggcttaCCTCATAAGTGAGAGCCCTAGCTAGAGAGTACAACACACTACTTCCCTTTTCTTTCGGGTAATCATCTTCCCCTTTGATTGCtatcctctctctccccatatCTCCGAAGATAACATCACCAggatatcctctctctctctctctctcactctctctctctctctctatgcctttttgctttctttctcaTTAAGTCCCAGAAAGAGACTATCAGCCCATATGCAGCAAAACCCTAACTACCACTactttattttgtctttttttttttttttttgtcttttttgtttttctatgtGTTTGAAAAAAACAACACACTCACTTTGCATTGCAAACtgaactttccaaaaaaagataCTCCCAAGTATTAAATATGCATACAGGCTCTTGGGAGCTTGGATGGAAATGGGTTGCTTTCATGTACTTTATATGTCGATTTTCTTAGTCGTAGGGTTTTATTGTGGACCCCAAAATCATTGCACTTTTAGGGTTTCCTACATGAATGTATATTCACTCTTCGAATCCGAATATCTGACCTGAGAGGTTGCTGGACCACAGTACCACACCAACAAAAGCTACTACTAGCTCTAGAATTTCATTAATCCCTCTGAATTATGTTGACTgagtttgtgttttgaaaagttttttaaaaaatagtaagggtaataagtgaagagagatagagagaaaaatgttgaaagtaagggaaattttttgaaaaattctttttgaaaagggaagagaacaaggcatgAATCTTCCAAATTGGACCACACTCAAAATACATTTGTTTAGGTCAAGGCATGTGATCGACTTAGAGATTCACCTCCTCGTAAAATCTCGGGTTTGAAATCTCACACGAAGGTTCTATCAACTTTTTTGGAGTCAGTACATACGAAGCTTCGCTCCGGCTTTAATCAGGCTCCTGAGCCCTCACGATTAATTAAGGTGCGCGTAAATTAATCAAAACcgctgagttatcaaaaagacATTTTTGTTTATTCTTGAAATTAATTGCTTTTAGAATTCAGCTTATTAATTAATGACGTACTGTAGTAATTTCTGCACAATTAATTGAACTGATCTCATGCTTTTATTATGGTTAAATAAATAGGTCAGCTGTGGTCACGATAGAATCTCTAGCTAGGCTGCGATGTTCTGATATGGATGATTGTGGAAGGATTTACCAATTAATTAAGGGTCCATTTCATTGCCAAGGAGATGGTAAAAGGTGTTGGAAGAAGATATTACTATAACATTCTAATCTCTAATATTATACTgactagaaagagagagatggaaattGCCgagccaaagaaaaaaaaagagagagaaaaagatggaaaattcgataaaatgaaaataaataaaatcttctccaACTTCCACTTAgggttgtattttttttcatgcaaaagaacacaaaaaaaatatcacgaAAATTGTTATTTAAACAAGTTGCATGTGGTGGGCCGGAACGCGGGTTGGCTAGCTGGACAGCCTGATGGGCCCAACCTGGGGAAAGCTCAATAAAACGGGTAAGCCCTGCCCGGGCCTTTGCAGGCGGGCCAAGGTGCCGGGTCTTGGAGGATCAGGTATAGCTTGGTCGATCGGCGACACGCCAATGCCAAGCAGTCGGGTCCGGCCACGTGGCATGCACCACTGTCAGTTCGACCACGTGCCACTCAACAGCGTGACACTCGACAAGTGCTCGGCACGAGCTACCTTGGAGTCCAAGGCAAGTAACTCCCTAGATAAGGTAAAATGTCCAAGACAAGTAACTCCCTAGATAAGGTAAAGTGCTAACCCAGAAAGgtgaattttattaaataagaaCAAGCAAAAAGTAAGTAGTCAACAACTTGTTGATTAGTAGAAACACCCAATCATCTGAGTGCTTACCGGTTATCTCCGGCTGGCTAGTCACTAACATGGTTCCATGTCTTATAGAGTTAGGAAGGGAGAAAAGAGCTCAATCCAGATCCACACCCAAAGATCCACGTGAGGAGATCCAAGTAAAACACCGCCCCGGCAACCTATACCCTAAGCtaggcttcttcttttttacgtGATTACCAAACAGACTTAATTACTCTAATTTCGTACCTTCAATTGTTAGTGTTAAATTGCGTTGTCAAAAACATATCCTAAGATAAGCAATTATCTTGTAACCCAtaagtaatactccctccgtccctaaataagtgtccggcgcgcaaaactaggctttacaaaccatgcatattttctattaaaaattttaatattttttcacaatctaatagaactcattgctatctattgatttgtgaaaaaaaattaatttttttaacgaaacaaatgcatctttttgaaggcctagttttgcgcgttgaacacttatttagggacggagagagtagctCGATTCTTAATCAGTAGTACATGAgacctctcttcttcttcttctttttaaaaaaaaaaaaaggtattttgTTTGAATCTCTAACAATCCCTTTGGATGATGAAAAATAATGAGATAATACAGAAGAGCTCTTTATCACCAAATTTCACCCTTTATGGTGAGATTGGCTGATTAAGGGAAAGAGccaatcaaaaacaaaaatttgccATTTTCTCTCAACTTTTCACCAAAATGCTCAATCCAAATAagtgatttgataaaaaatcataaccctttcctttctcttctcatGAAACCCTTCCAGAAACCCTTCCGGCCCTGGGGCTGCAAATGGACTAATTGGTTCTGTTATCAATTGGCAAATGTAGACACAAAATGGCTTCTATCTCACGTTTTGGGGCGTCATGCTAGGAGGAGTAAAACACCAAAATTTGTTACACCATTATCTTGTCTCTATTGTGCTGTGCAAGAAGATCTTCTAATTTGGACAATTGGTTTCATAAATAGAACAGTACAGGTCTTGTATCTAAACTGACGATTGCTTGCTTATTAACATATCTCACATGGTTTGTCTGTTCTTGTCTCATGCTGAAAAATTTCACCACATTTTAGTGTCTTGGGGTTAGGGACAAATGATGTACATAACTGCAACAGAGAAAGCAACAGCCATTTGGACATTCATAACcaacgaaaaaaaaagagagcaatgtttaaacagaaaaaaccaaaaaaaaaatccaaacctcTTGATTTCACATGAATGAAACCTTAATCAAGAGCTGCCACAAGTTCACTAACTAGTGGTGTAAAGGCACCTAGTTTTCAATAAAGCAAACCcgcacactctctctcttacaAACAAAAACAGATAAGTTTTCAAGAACATAATTCGGATTGAGGGCTAATTATTGTCACCGCCTCATATAATGTCAGCAACTGAATAAGGAAATCCAACTTGCTACAACAATGAAAATCCCCTCATGAATCTAGTGCTACGCAACAACACTCACCGGCTGGGCAGGCGCATCTCTCTGACTCTTGCACCTGTAAACAATACAAATGCTTCCAGTATTTAACCAGTTGATGAAAGCGATAACATACACAGTATCCACGTAGAAACTTTGGCTTTGTCAAATAGACATATCAGCATGACTAATGGGGGAGAGTTTTACTTTTGATGCGCTTTGAATGCAATATGGTGACATCACCAAAAGATAGTACCAAGCAGTCAAGGAAACAATTTAAACGGTTTTCAGGCCTCCGCtaattttcaaacaaatataGGACATAACACGCAAATACAAGGACGAAGGTGAAAATTTACAAACCTATTACAATTGGATCGAGACGCATAGTTGTGATTGTTGCAATTCGTACACATCCAATCCCCATCACGCCATTGCTTTGCTCTGCCAAGTCATAGGAGCAGGAGTATTACAGATCTTAATCAAAGAAGCACGGGTTGGAACACGTAATGGTGGATGCTGGATATATTCTCTCATTACGAAGCATGTGTATGTAACTGAAACTGGGGAGAAATGTGTCGCAAGAGAAAATTGGGAGGTTAGTGGGTGCTTCCAAACCCATCTTGGTCCACAATTAAAAGCAACCAAAAAGATGCCAGGAAATGGACAAACAACGGTTAAACGTACAGAAGattaagaacaaaagaagaaaataaaaccaACCACATAAATCACCAGTAGGAACCACTATCTCTATAAGGAAGTGTGTTTATATATTATTCGCAGAAAACCCGCCCAATTAGTTGTATTTGAAAGGAGTTCACATGAGATTGCAAGGTTCGATTTTACCCTTTGCCAAGAAGAGTAGGCGTTGCTGCTACATATGGAAACTGCAAGTTTACTGGTAAATTTGGAGCCGTTGCCAAGCTTCCACTGGCATATGGGGAAGGGGTATATAACCCAGTTGTTTGGTTGCCACCAGAAACTACTACTTGATCAAATGCTGGGTATGCATGCTGAAGCCCAAGTGCCTGCAATTGTAGGAAAACCGGtgagaaaatagaaagaaatctGACAACCGGGATTACGGGAGCAATTCAATTGATCTGGAACCCACGCTGACCTGTCCTGCATTCAGTCTCTTGTTATCCCAGTTGTGGACCAATTCTTCGGATGCTAATCGCTTTGTTCCAAGTGCTTTATGgcgaaaaaaaagagaaacgaaAAAGTCAGCAACAAAAAAAGCCCAAGATTCACTAATAAAAACTTCGGACCTAGTTGACAGTTCAAATCATCATTTATAAGGGAAGAAAAGCAatacataaaaaagaaaaacaaaatgagcaTCCCAAAGGTTGGAGGCCCATGCCAGTTTGTTGAAACCAAACAATCGAGTACAGTCACCGTAAAAGATGGATTCAACCAAACTGCAATGACCACTTTTTGACGATAACGGACTGTTAGAATTTTCACGAGGTACTCGAATGCTTTTGCTCTAGAACAGGCAAACCACAAAAAGTGATGTGTTAAAATTATGTGAAAAGTCAGACCAAGAGAATGATGCAGATTGGGTACCTCAGGGAGAAAACTAGGTTAATTACACTTCTATCACTCGGCAATTTTACATGAGCAAAAGTATTATTCATCTATAGGCTATCCTCCCCAATAACACCTCCTCATATAGTACCATATGTTATGTTGAGTGGGAGAACAGCAGGAGCAAGGCTGGGCACACAATCT
Proteins encoded in this window:
- the LOC131303227 gene encoding uncharacterized protein LOC131303227 isoform X2, with the protein product MREQKLCIQDVVQQMQAASPPRRHQNPQRFQMAPPYWRLDLHRALGGPEQKMNIGLLGTGALQQSLPLSSSWSLGGADEYGIQQASTWPLGGNHSSGLSYTGQANLLPLVQKGWRNGDWICNCGFHNYSSRAECKKCNASMPQALGTKRLASEELVHNWDNKRLNAGQALGLQHAYPAFDQVVVSGGNQTTGLYTPSPYASGSLATAPNLPVNLQFPYVAATPTLLGKGAKQWRDGDWMCTNCNNHNYASRSNCNRCKSQRDAPAQPLLTLYEAVTIISPQSELCS
- the LOC131304065 gene encoding protein WUSCHEL, with translation MESQQQPPNDHQEGGGGSGKSGSSSYLCRQSSTRWTPTTDQIRILKELYYNNGVRSPTADQIQRISARLRQYGKIEGKNVFYWFQNHKARERQKKRFTTTNTIADQIPNILYNKYPIINTSPAGVPTPSSSCCSTSSSPAMVAVGQMGSYGYGSVNMEKSFRDCTISAGCNGGGSGTIGHNFWVGSGGGGDPYSQPYPFLEYQRRINAMEVDDEQEEDDQEEQPQIETLPLFPMHADNVVLKPEIPNNNCYYSGSSSSSWFQYSDHHRHANGYAYGNTNSATAARTSLELSLNSYAGMWSSD